A genomic stretch from Sulfurimonas sp. includes:
- a CDS encoding cation acetate symporter, giving the protein MFNRVFLFLILGAAAVMAGGAIEGEVAKQDLNMSAIIMFLLFVGGTLGITYWAAKRTKSAKDFYTAGGGITGFQNGMAIAGDYMSAASFLGISGLVYLKGYDGLIYSIGFLVGWPIILFLIAEPLRNLGKYTFADVASYRLRQTPIRTLAAFGSIATVILYLIAQMVGSGKLIQLLFGLNYEVAVILVGVLMVLYVTFGGMLATTWVQIIKAFLLLSGATFMAIAVMAHYDFSFGSLFSTAVEMKGIEVMSPGGLVSDPVSAISLAIALMFGTAGLPHILMRFFTVADAKEARKSVFYATGFIGYFYILTFIIGFGAIVMVFTNPEYLDVAKQAVSGGSPILGGNNMAAIHLSHAVGGDFFLGFISAVAFATILAVVSGLTLAGASAISHDLYASVFKKGEVDSMKEMQVSKMATVALGIVAIIMGIAFEKQNIAFVVGLAFAIAASANFPVLMLSMYWKKLTTRGAVIGGSLGLATAVLLVILGPIVWVQILGNEEAIFPYKYPALFSVTVSFVAIWFFSITDKSQGAKDEQEMFEAQYVRAQTGIGAEGASEH; this is encoded by the coding sequence ATGTTTAATAGAGTATTTTTATTTTTAATTTTAGGTGCTGCAGCTGTAATGGCTGGTGGTGCAATAGAAGGTGAAGTTGCAAAACAAGATCTTAATATGTCTGCAATCATCATGTTCTTACTTTTTGTTGGTGGTACACTAGGTATTACTTACTGGGCTGCTAAGCGTACAAAGTCTGCTAAAGATTTCTACACAGCTGGTGGTGGAATTACAGGTTTCCAAAACGGTATGGCAATAGCAGGTGATTATATGTCAGCTGCATCATTCCTAGGGATCTCTGGTCTTGTTTACTTAAAAGGTTACGATGGACTTATCTACTCAATCGGTTTCTTAGTTGGTTGGCCAATAATCCTTTTCTTAATTGCTGAGCCTTTAAGAAACTTAGGTAAGTATACTTTTGCAGACGTTGCATCTTACAGACTTCGTCAAACTCCGATTCGTACATTAGCTGCGTTTGGTTCTATTGCAACTGTTATTCTTTACCTAATTGCTCAAATGGTTGGTTCTGGTAAGTTAATTCAGTTACTGTTTGGTCTTAACTATGAAGTAGCAGTTATATTAGTTGGTGTTCTTATGGTTCTTTACGTAACATTTGGTGGTATGCTTGCTACTACATGGGTACAAATTATTAAGGCTTTCTTACTATTATCTGGTGCTACTTTCATGGCTATAGCTGTTATGGCTCACTATGATTTCTCATTTGGTTCACTTTTCTCTACAGCAGTTGAGATGAAAGGTATAGAAGTAATGAGCCCTGGTGGATTAGTGTCTGACCCTGTATCGGCAATATCCCTTGCAATTGCTCTTATGTTTGGTACAGCTGGTTTACCACACATTTTAATGAGATTTTTTACAGTAGCTGATGCAAAAGAAGCTCGTAAATCAGTTTTCTATGCAACAGGTTTTATCGGTTATTTCTATATCTTAACTTTCATCATCGGTTTTGGTGCTATCGTTATGGTATTTACTAACCCTGAGTATTTAGATGTAGCTAAACAAGCAGTATCTGGCGGTAGCCCGATTCTTGGTGGAAACAACATGGCGGCTATTCACTTATCACATGCTGTTGGTGGTGACTTCTTCCTAGGTTTCATCTCTGCGGTTGCATTTGCTACGATCTTAGCGGTTGTTTCTGGTCTTACTCTAGCTGGTGCGTCTGCAATTTCGCATGACCTTTATGCTTCAGTATTCAAAAAAGGTGAAGTTGATTCAATGAAAGAGATGCAAGTATCTAAAATGGCTACAGTTGCTTTAGGTATCGTTGCTATCATTATGGGTATTGCGTTTGAGAAACAAAACATTGCATTCGTTGTTGGTTTAGCATTTGCTATTGCGGCTTCTGCAAACTTCCCGGTATTGATGCTTTCAATGTATTGGAAAAAATTAACTACTCGTGGTGCTGTTATCGGTGGAAGCCTTGGTCTTGCAACTGCGGTACTTTTAGTTATACTTGGTCCAATCGTTTGGGTACAAATTTTAGGAAATGAAGAGGCAATCTTCCCTTATAAATACCCTGCATTATTCTCTGTAACAGTTTCATTTGTTGCAATTTGGTTCTTCTCAATCACTGATAAGTCTCAAGGTGCTAAAGATGAGCAAGAGATGTTTGAAGCTCAATATGTTAGAGCTCAAACTGGTATCGGAGCTGAAGGTGCATCTGAACATTAA
- a CDS encoding DUF485 domain-containing protein: protein MEKELVEKIKANPDYQKLVKVRTSFAVKLTIAMLVVYFAFILTIAFNPAALGAPLGADTVTTIGIPVGIAVIVFAFVLTGIYTKRANSEFDELANAVKKSVGED from the coding sequence ATGGAAAAAGAACTTGTTGAAAAGATCAAAGCAAATCCAGATTATCAAAAACTAGTTAAAGTTAGAACTAGTTTTGCAGTTAAATTGACAATTGCCATGTTAGTAGTGTATTTTGCATTTATATTAACAATAGCATTTAACCCTGCAGCACTTGGTGCTCCACTTGGTGCAGATACTGTTACAACAATCGGTATTCCGGTTGGTATAGCTGTTATAGTGTTTGCATTTGTTTTAACTGGTATTTATACTAAAAGAGCAAACAGTGAGTTTGATGAACTTGCTAATGCTGTTAAAAAATCAGTGGGAGAGGACTAA
- a CDS encoding OprD family outer membrane porin, with product MKKIVLSAMVVGLISSTNVQAAEDLSSMFSEGKASGQIRAFSISRKMDYSDPTKEDYRRKASAIGGHLKFETADFKGLSLGTAFYTTNGLFNSGNKTDYTSVDPTLLGPDNDAYSVLGEAYLQYKIGNTVFKGGRQKLDTPLAGSDDARMLPNLFEAYVLMNSDIPNTTLIAAHVTKFAQGTFGRAYAGGVLSATSGYSAADSRDQVGTFVNMGTYALGAGKETGGVSVVAAAYKNGNFKAQVWDYYAHDILNAIYADATISWTCLVSDAVKPFLSAQIISESDVGDKYAGKVEGMYYGVKFGATVGGFTGYVAYSETTDNDATDTALQNAIITPWGGMPAFTQGMVTRHQFLAGTTATKAALVYNFKELGLKAVGYYTDFDMDLNNGYTNGDASESGFDFIYNTPFVKNLQLRVRGNFADDFNVAATGATTGWSEYRFIANYNF from the coding sequence AGCAGAAGATCTGTCTTCTATGTTTAGTGAAGGTAAAGCAAGTGGTCAAATTCGTGCTTTTAGTATCTCGAGAAAAATGGATTATTCAGATCCTACAAAAGAGGATTATAGAAGAAAAGCTAGTGCAATTGGTGGACATTTAAAATTTGAAACTGCAGATTTTAAAGGTTTAAGTTTAGGTACGGCTTTTTATACTACAAACGGTTTATTTAACAGTGGTAACAAAACAGATTATACATCAGTAGATCCAACTTTACTTGGACCTGATAATGATGCATACTCTGTTTTGGGTGAGGCATATTTACAATACAAAATAGGTAATACAGTATTTAAAGGTGGTCGCCAAAAACTTGATACTCCTCTAGCAGGTAGTGATGATGCAAGAATGTTACCAAACTTGTTTGAAGCATATGTATTAATGAACTCTGATATTCCAAATACTACTTTAATAGCAGCTCATGTAACTAAGTTTGCTCAAGGTACGTTTGGTCGTGCATATGCTGGTGGTGTTTTATCTGCAACTTCAGGTTATTCTGCAGCTGACTCAAGAGACCAAGTTGGTACTTTTGTAAATATGGGTACGTATGCACTAGGTGCGGGTAAAGAAACTGGTGGTGTGTCTGTAGTTGCAGCTGCATATAAAAACGGTAACTTCAAAGCTCAGGTTTGGGACTACTATGCTCACGATATATTAAATGCAATATATGCTGATGCTACTATTTCTTGGACATGTTTAGTTAGTGATGCTGTTAAACCTTTTTTATCTGCTCAGATTATTTCTGAGAGTGATGTCGGTGATAAGTATGCAGGTAAAGTTGAAGGTATGTATTATGGTGTTAAATTTGGAGCTACTGTTGGTGGATTCACTGGTTATGTAGCATATTCTGAAACTACTGATAATGATGCAACTGATACTGCACTTCAAAATGCAATTATTACACCATGGGGTGGTATGCCGGCATTCACTCAAGGTATGGTTACTCGTCACCAATTTTTAGCTGGAACTACTGCTACAAAAGCTGCTTTAGTTTACAACTTTAAAGAGTTAGGTCTTAAAGCTGTAGGTTACTATACTGACTTTGACATGGATTTAAACAATGGTTATACTAATGGGGATGCAAGTGAATCAGGTTTTGATTTTATTTACAATACACCATTTGTAAAAAATCTTCAACTTCGTGTACGCGGAAATTTTGCTGATGACTTTAATGTAGCTGCTACAGGTGCTACAACTGGTTGGAGCGAATATAGATTTATAGCTAACTATAACTTCTAA